A genomic stretch from Candidatus Kapaibacterium thiocyanatum includes:
- a CDS encoding dTDP-glucose 4,6-dehydratase: protein MTRLLVSGGAGFIGSNFVRLLLQRSDADVVVLDALTYAGNLHNLDGCIDGNRCSFVKGSINDTVVVDDILSARPFDGIVNIAAETHVDRSIASAAPFIETNVTGTLVLLEAARRHKVGRFLQVSTDEVYGSLGADGVFTEASPLDPSSPYSASKASADCLVNAFVRTYGMDAVITRCSNNYGPYQFPEKFIPLMILNAREDRPLPIYGDGRQVRDWLHVDDHCRGIMAAFEHGRAGEVYNIGGFGERENIDVARTILDVLGKPHSLMTHVADRPGHDRRYAIDPAKISSELGWKPSVDFAEGLASTIRWYVENDAWCASVRSGEYREYYQRQYGTTL from the coding sequence GTGACAAGACTCCTCGTCAGCGGCGGCGCTGGCTTCATCGGAAGCAATTTCGTCCGCTTGCTGCTGCAACGTTCCGATGCCGACGTCGTCGTTCTCGACGCGCTGACCTATGCCGGGAACCTGCACAATCTCGATGGATGCATCGACGGGAACCGGTGCTCGTTCGTGAAAGGGTCCATCAACGATACGGTCGTCGTCGACGATATCCTGTCGGCACGACCGTTCGACGGAATCGTCAATATCGCAGCGGAAACTCACGTCGACAGATCGATCGCCTCGGCGGCGCCCTTCATCGAAACGAACGTCACAGGTACACTCGTCCTGCTCGAAGCCGCACGCCGCCACAAGGTCGGCCGCTTCCTCCAGGTTTCCACGGACGAAGTATACGGCTCGCTGGGAGCCGACGGCGTCTTCACCGAAGCGAGCCCGCTCGATCCTTCCTCTCCCTATTCCGCGTCCAAGGCTTCGGCGGACTGTCTCGTCAACGCCTTCGTCCGCACCTACGGTATGGATGCGGTGATCACGCGGTGCTCCAACAATTATGGCCCCTATCAGTTTCCCGAGAAATTCATCCCGTTGATGATCCTCAACGCACGAGAGGATCGTCCGCTACCTATCTACGGCGACGGACGGCAGGTGCGGGACTGGTTGCACGTGGATGATCATTGCCGTGGAATCATGGCTGCCTTCGAACACGGTCGGGCAGGGGAGGTCTACAACATCGGTGGATTCGGGGAGCGGGAGAACATCGACGTCGCCCGCACCATTCTCGACGTCCTCGGCAAGCCCCATTCCCTCATGACGCACGTGGCGGACAGGCCCGGGCACGACAGGCGCTATGCCATCGACCCGGCGAAGATCTCGTCCGAACTCGGCTGGAAGCCATCCGTGGACTTCGCCGAGGGCCTCGCCTCGACCATCCGCTGGTATGTCGAGAACGACGCGTGGTGCGCCTCGGTGCGGAGTGGTGAATACAGAGAGTATTATCAACGACAGTACGGAACAACGCTATGA
- a CDS encoding UDP-N-acetyl-D-glucosamine dehydrogenase, translating to MKSVLDGEITVGVIGLGYVGLPLALEFASSGIRVIGIDVSADKVKKLNAGRNYIQDLDDDAIHSVVKKQKKLTATTSFEQVRDCDVIYICVPTPFTPNKDPDISHIVSATQEVARNMRPGQLIILKSTTFPGTTEKYVKPILDATKMICGKDYFLAFSPERIDPGNKVWDTKNTPVVVGGVTHACTDLAIAVNKRIISQVVPVSSPSVAEMEKLLENIFRSVNIALVNELAQLCDRIGVNIWEVVEAASTKPFGFMPFFPGPGIGGHCILIDPYYLSWMAREYDFVTNFITLAAEVNESMPFYVRGMIERELAKQKVSMYQAKVLLLGMAFKRDVDDLRHSPALKVAELLIEDGITNISYFDPYIPSVDVKGQTLTSRKTLTEKFVQRHDVVVITTDHSSFDIEMIVRNAKVVIDTRNSTKIIKGSRKNIVLLGDGK from the coding sequence ATGAAGTCCGTCCTCGACGGCGAGATCACTGTCGGCGTCATCGGCCTCGGATACGTTGGACTGCCGCTGGCACTCGAATTCGCGTCCAGCGGAATACGGGTCATCGGCATCGACGTGAGTGCCGACAAGGTGAAGAAGCTCAATGCAGGCAGGAACTACATCCAGGACCTGGATGACGACGCCATCCACAGTGTGGTCAAGAAGCAGAAGAAGCTGACGGCTACGACGTCCTTCGAGCAGGTGCGCGACTGCGACGTCATCTACATCTGCGTGCCGACGCCGTTCACGCCGAACAAGGATCCCGACATCTCCCATATCGTGAGCGCCACGCAGGAAGTGGCGCGCAACATGCGCCCGGGTCAGCTCATCATCCTCAAGAGCACGACCTTTCCCGGTACGACGGAGAAATACGTCAAGCCCATACTCGACGCGACGAAGATGATTTGCGGCAAGGACTACTTCCTGGCCTTCTCGCCCGAACGGATCGATCCCGGTAACAAGGTCTGGGATACCAAGAACACTCCGGTCGTCGTAGGTGGTGTGACCCACGCCTGCACCGATCTCGCCATCGCCGTCAACAAGCGCATCATCTCGCAGGTCGTTCCCGTAAGCTCGCCGTCGGTGGCCGAAATGGAAAAACTGCTGGAGAACATCTTCCGCAGCGTCAATATCGCCCTCGTCAACGAGCTGGCCCAGTTGTGCGACCGTATCGGTGTGAACATCTGGGAGGTCGTGGAAGCGGCCTCGACGAAGCCCTTCGGCTTCATGCCGTTCTTCCCGGGGCCGGGTATCGGCGGGCACTGCATCCTCATCGATCCTTACTATCTGTCGTGGATGGCCCGTGAATACGACTTCGTGACGAACTTCATCACCCTCGCTGCGGAGGTGAACGAGTCGATGCCGTTCTACGTTCGCGGCATGATCGAACGCGAGCTCGCCAAGCAAAAGGTATCGATGTATCAGGCCAAGGTTCTGCTGCTCGGCATGGCCTTCAAGCGGGATGTGGACGATCTGCGACACTCGCCGGCTCTCAAGGTCGCCGAACTGCTGATCGAGGATGGAATTACGAACATCAGCTACTTCGATCCCTATATTCCGTCCGTCGATGTGAAGGGCCAGACCCTGACGTCGCGCAAGACGCTGACGGAGAAGTTCGTCCAGCGTCACGACGTCGTCGTCATCACCACCGATCACAGTTCGTTCGACATCGAGATGATCGTCCGCAACGCGAAGGTCGTCATCGATACACGTAACTCCACGAAGATCATCAAGGGATCACGCAAGAACATCGTCCTTCTCGGAGACGGTAAGTGA
- a CDS encoding UDP-N-acetylglucosamine 2-epimerase, which produces MKRVLSVVGARPNFMKVAPIHRAFQAYTDTVEHHIVHTGQHYDAAMSDAFFNDLDMPQPTWFLGVGSGSHAEQTARVMTGFESICIDERPDYVIVVGDVNSTIACALTAVKCGIRVAHVEAGLRSFDRSMPEEINRLATDAIADDLFVTEESGRKHLLHEGVAGDRIHFVGNTMIDSLHYALPGARASAIHARIGVTPGSYALITLHRPSNVDDPAQLRMLLDVLDTVARDVAVVFPVHPRTRKNIVQWGLDKGLHENVKFIDPAGYVDFLALMMQCRFVLTDSGGIQEETTALGIPCITARTTTERPVTVDVGTNILVNPDRISIEGVVARILAGDVRKGRVPELWDGRAADRIAAIITTQCL; this is translated from the coding sequence GTGAAGCGCGTCCTCTCCGTCGTGGGTGCACGACCCAATTTCATGAAGGTCGCTCCCATCCACAGGGCCTTCCAGGCTTACACCGATACCGTCGAACATCATATCGTCCATACAGGTCAGCACTACGATGCGGCGATGTCCGATGCATTCTTCAATGATCTCGACATGCCGCAGCCGACGTGGTTCCTGGGAGTGGGGAGCGGTTCCCACGCAGAGCAGACGGCGCGGGTCATGACCGGCTTCGAGTCGATATGCATCGACGAACGTCCGGACTACGTCATCGTCGTCGGTGACGTGAACAGTACGATCGCCTGCGCCCTCACGGCCGTGAAGTGCGGTATCCGTGTTGCCCATGTCGAGGCGGGTCTGCGTTCCTTCGATCGTTCGATGCCGGAAGAGATCAACCGCCTGGCCACGGATGCCATCGCCGACGATCTGTTCGTGACGGAAGAGAGCGGACGGAAGCATCTGCTGCACGAGGGGGTCGCGGGCGACCGTATCCACTTCGTGGGCAATACCATGATCGATTCCCTGCACTACGCCCTTCCCGGGGCAAGGGCCTCGGCCATCCATGCACGCATCGGCGTTACACCGGGATCGTATGCGCTCATCACCCTGCATCGTCCGAGCAATGTCGACGATCCCGCCCAGCTCCGCATGTTACTCGACGTACTGGACACCGTGGCGCGTGACGTCGCGGTCGTCTTTCCCGTTCATCCCCGCACACGGAAGAACATCGTGCAATGGGGACTGGACAAGGGATTGCATGAGAACGTGAAGTTCATCGATCCGGCGGGTTACGTGGACTTCCTCGCCCTCATGATGCAGTGCCGGTTCGTATTGACGGACTCGGGTGGCATCCAGGAAGAGACCACCGCACTCGGCATTCCGTGTATCACCGCACGGACGACGACGGAGCGCCCCGTCACCGTCGATGTGGGAACGAACATCCTGGTCAATCCCGACCGCATCTCCATCGAAGGAGTCGTCGCCCGCATCCTTGCCGGCGATGTTCGCAAGGGGCGTGTTCCCGAACTATGGGATGGTCGTGCGGCTGATCGTATCGCCGCCATCATCACCACCCAATGTTTGTAA
- a CDS encoding dolichyl-phosphate beta-D-mannosyltransferase — MKSIVCIPTYNEYDNIGRMIDAVHDVVPATHILVIDDGSPDGTAALVKGRMATDVHLHIIERAGKMGLGTAYCAGFAWAIEQGFDVVMQMDADFSHDPKDLLRLLEAIEENDLVIGSRYKAGVNVINWPMSRLLLSYFANLYTRIITRMPIADATGGFKCYRVNVLMNIDLKRIRSNGYAFQIEMNYRAWRLGARILELPIVFTDRVSGVSKMSKNIIFEAAYLVWKLKLTTILTFGKR; from the coding sequence GTGAAGAGTATCGTTTGCATACCGACCTACAACGAATACGACAACATCGGACGCATGATCGATGCCGTCCACGACGTGGTTCCCGCTACGCATATCCTCGTCATCGACGACGGATCGCCGGATGGAACGGCTGCGCTCGTGAAAGGCCGTATGGCTACCGACGTGCATCTTCACATCATCGAACGTGCAGGCAAGATGGGGCTCGGCACGGCCTATTGCGCCGGCTTCGCATGGGCCATCGAGCAGGGCTTCGACGTCGTGATGCAGATGGATGCGGATTTCTCCCACGATCCGAAGGATCTTCTCCGGTTGCTCGAAGCCATCGAAGAGAACGACCTCGTGATCGGCTCCCGGTACAAGGCCGGCGTGAACGTCATCAACTGGCCCATGAGCCGCCTGTTGCTCAGTTACTTTGCCAATCTCTACACGCGCATCATCACCCGCATGCCCATCGCCGACGCGACCGGCGGATTCAAGTGCTACCGGGTGAACGTGCTGATGAACATCGACCTGAAGCGCATCCGGTCCAATGGCTATGCTTTCCAGATAGAAATGAACTACCGGGCCTGGCGGTTGGGGGCACGCATCCTGGAGCTTCCCATCGTCTTCACGGACCGCGTCAGCGGTGTTTCCAAGATGAGCAAGAACATCATCTTCGAGGCGGCCTACCTCGTCTGGAAGCTGAAGCTCACCACCATCCTGACCTTCGGGAAGCGGTAA
- a CDS encoding acetyl-CoA carboxylase carboxyltransferase subunit alpha codes for MASNITLDFEKPIVELEKKIAEMRALADTLDIQPQIEELEHQVEELRATIYRNLTRWQRVQIARHPDRPYSLDYFTHCFEDFVELHGDRSYRDDPAIVGGLASLNGRRVMVVGHQKGRDTKSNLYRNFGMPNPEGYRKAYRLFAMAEKFGLPVICFLDTQGAFPGLEAEERGQAEAIARNLLQMSSLRTPILIVIIGEGASGGALGIGIGDRILMLENAWYSVIAPESCSSILWRSWEYKEQAAEALKLGAADLEEQGIIDRIIPEPVGGAHRDPERIFTTVQSALVEELNTLVGLSVDELVTRRREKFYGMGVFTE; via the coding sequence GTGGCTAGCAACATCACGCTTGATTTTGAAAAACCGATCGTAGAGCTGGAAAAGAAGATCGCCGAGATGAGAGCGCTGGCGGACACGCTCGACATTCAACCGCAGATCGAAGAGCTCGAACATCAGGTAGAAGAATTACGGGCAACCATCTACCGTAACCTTACGCGATGGCAGCGCGTGCAGATCGCGCGTCATCCGGATCGTCCGTATTCGCTGGACTACTTCACGCACTGCTTCGAGGACTTCGTCGAGCTGCATGGCGACAGGTCCTATCGTGACGATCCTGCCATCGTCGGCGGCCTGGCGTCGCTGAACGGGCGCAGGGTGATGGTCGTGGGCCATCAGAAGGGACGCGATACGAAGTCGAATCTCTACCGGAACTTCGGCATGCCGAATCCGGAAGGATATCGCAAGGCATACCGCCTCTTCGCCATGGCGGAGAAGTTCGGTCTGCCCGTCATCTGCTTCCTCGACACGCAGGGGGCGTTTCCCGGTCTCGAAGCCGAGGAACGTGGCCAGGCCGAAGCCATCGCACGGAACCTGCTGCAGATGTCGAGCCTGCGCACGCCCATCCTCATCGTCATCATCGGCGAGGGGGCGAGCGGGGGAGCGCTCGGAATCGGTATCGGAGACCGCATTCTCATGCTCGAGAATGCATGGTATTCCGTCATCGCACCCGAAAGCTGCTCCAGCATCCTGTGGCGTAGCTGGGAATACAAGGAACAGGCCGCCGAGGCGCTGAAGCTCGGTGCCGCCGATCTCGAGGAGCAGGGCATTATCGATCGTATCATACCGGAGCCGGTTGGAGGCGCACACCGCGATCCGGAACGGATATTCACAACGGTACAATCTGCGCTCGTCGAAGAATTGAATACGCTCGTGGGCCTTTCAGTGGATGAGCTGGTCACCCGTCGCCGTGAGAAATTCTACGGCATGGGTGTGTTTACGGAATAG
- a CDS encoding antibiotic ABC transporter ATP-binding protein: MTQEQDDKPKKVDYRLLRRLLRFLRPYRLHIVCAIILTLTASALGPLRPYLTRIAIDEHIAKNDMSGLMFFVVLIVGFLLLQGLMQYALSLLMTWVGQRVLLDIRNTLYRHVQSLALRYYDTTPVGRIVTRVTSDVEVLNELFSSGVVMMISDIMVIVWILYFMAQTSWKLTLLTIIVLPFLLIASFIFRAKVRRVYNLIRRQVARMNAFMNEFVTGISIVQLFRQERRMTDEFGAINREHREYQDRSILYYAVFFPVVELLSAVSLSIIVWYAFGNILSGEMTIGILIAFTQFTEMFFRPVRDLTEKYNTLQSSVVASERIFDLLDTDMKVKDTPNAVPFNGLQSGIRFQDVHFAYDGKTPVLKGVSFSVGKGETVAIVGATGAGKSSIINLLCRFYEFQQGDIMLDGQTIRSIDQHSLRAHIAVVLQDVFLFSRSIEDNISLGRPDISDEKVVEAAKALGAWDFINRLPSGMETNVRERGAVLSVGQKQLISFCRALATDPDILILDEATSSIDTETEQLIERSISTMLEGRTSIVIAHRLSTIQRADRIVVMHHGEVAEQGTHQELLALGGLYAKLYALQFDNTSSTTPTRQN, encoded by the coding sequence ATGACACAAGAGCAAGACGACAAACCGAAAAAAGTCGACTACCGGCTTCTGCGGAGACTGCTCCGCTTCCTGCGCCCCTATCGGCTGCATATCGTCTGCGCCATCATCCTGACGCTCACGGCATCCGCTCTCGGTCCGCTCAGACCCTACCTCACACGCATCGCCATCGACGAACACATCGCCAAGAACGACATGTCCGGCCTGATGTTCTTCGTTGTGCTGATCGTAGGCTTCCTCCTGCTCCAGGGCCTGATGCAGTATGCCCTGTCGCTCCTCATGACGTGGGTGGGACAGCGCGTCCTGCTCGACATCAGGAACACGCTCTATCGTCACGTCCAGTCGCTGGCTCTCCGATACTACGATACGACGCCCGTAGGGCGCATCGTGACGAGGGTGACGAGCGATGTGGAAGTGCTCAACGAACTGTTCTCGTCCGGCGTGGTCATGATGATCTCCGACATCATGGTCATCGTGTGGATCCTGTACTTCATGGCGCAGACGTCATGGAAGCTGACGCTGCTGACGATCATCGTCCTCCCCTTCCTGCTCATCGCCTCCTTCATCTTCCGGGCCAAGGTACGGCGGGTCTACAACCTGATCCGACGCCAGGTGGCACGCATGAACGCCTTCATGAACGAGTTCGTGACGGGTATCAGCATCGTCCAGCTCTTCCGCCAGGAACGCAGGATGACGGACGAGTTCGGTGCGATCAACCGCGAGCACCGGGAATATCAGGATCGTTCCATCCTCTACTATGCCGTCTTCTTCCCCGTCGTCGAACTCCTGAGTGCGGTATCCCTCTCCATCATCGTGTGGTATGCCTTCGGCAACATCCTGAGTGGAGAGATGACGATCGGCATCCTGATCGCCTTCACGCAGTTCACGGAAATGTTCTTCCGGCCGGTCCGCGATCTCACGGAAAAGTACAACACGCTGCAGAGCTCGGTCGTCGCCTCGGAACGCATCTTCGACCTGCTCGATACGGACATGAAGGTGAAGGATACGCCGAATGCCGTGCCGTTCAACGGACTGCAGTCAGGCATCCGCTTCCAGGACGTCCACTTCGCCTATGACGGCAAGACGCCGGTGTTGAAGGGCGTGAGCTTCTCCGTCGGCAAGGGCGAGACCGTCGCTATCGTCGGCGCCACGGGTGCAGGCAAGAGTTCGATCATCAACCTGTTGTGCCGGTTCTACGAATTCCAGCAAGGCGACATCATGCTCGATGGGCAGACGATACGCTCCATCGACCAGCACTCGCTTCGTGCCCACATCGCCGTCGTGCTGCAGGACGTCTTCCTGTTCTCACGAAGCATCGAGGACAACATCTCGCTGGGACGTCCCGACATCTCCGACGAGAAGGTCGTCGAAGCTGCGAAGGCACTCGGCGCATGGGACTTCATCAATCGCCTGCCCTCGGGTATGGAAACGAACGTCCGCGAGCGCGGAGCCGTCCTCAGCGTCGGACAGAAGCAACTCATCTCCTTCTGCCGTGCCCTCGCGACGGATCCCGACATCCTGATCCTCGACGAAGCCACATCCAGCATCGATACGGAAACGGAACAACTGATCGAACGCTCGATCTCGACGATGCTCGAAGGGCGGACATCAATCGTCATCGCTCACCGTCTCAGCACCATCCAGCGAGCTGACCGTATCGTCGTCATGCATCACGGCGAAGTCGCCGAACAGGGAACACACCAGGAGCTGCTCGCCCTCGGCGGCCTCTATGCGAAGCTCTATGCCCTGCAGTTCGACAACACGTCGAGTACGACGCCGACCCGCCAGAACTGA